CAGGCAGTATACCCTCCAAGGATTGGGGTTACATTCGTGAAGCCGCTCTGGATCAGGTAGAGCGCCGCACCGGCACTCGATTCTTCCGCAAATCAGGTACAGTAGGGAATGATCCAAGATTTCGGGTTCAGCTCATCCATGCGATCAGGTAGCTCAGAGATGGGGATGGATACTGCACCTGGGATATGCCCGCTCACATATGTATCGCCATCCCGAACATCCAAAAACACTGCCTTCCCATCATCAAAAGCCGATTTGGCATCAGCAAGTGAAACTCGTTGGACTTGTGCAGCGGAAGCAGGCGTAGGCGTGGCTTCGACAGCACCCGGCTGATTATGGAACAATGCTATCATACCTGCGAGAAGCAGTAACACCCCCCCTACAATGATGATCCACGGAAAAATTCTTCTGCGCTGTTCAAACATCGTAATACCTCTTACATTTTTATTGATGTGCACCGGTAATGAAGGTATTTTACCCTTGATTTTAACATTTCTCTTGTTAATGGAGGAGACATCATTATCAATCCGGCTAAACTGAATTTTTCTGAGATGAAATAGGAATGATACTGGCCTTAGCTTGATTAAATTGTAAAAGCACCAATTATTACTAATTATTTCAAATGTTATCGTGCGAAATCTTGTCTAGAATGTAATTAATTAATCCATTAGTAATTTTTGGGAGGGAAATAGGCTAACAGTCAAATATTACTCTGCTTCCGGTTCGGGGATCTGCAGGAGAGTGCGTTCGAATACGGAGGGCTTAACTGGTTGAAAGCGTATTGGTAAATTTACACGAGAGATGGTGGGCAAGCGGTTAAAATTCAAAATCCAATCATCACAGGTGGAAATCTGGATGACCCAATCATTGCAATCTGCAGCGAGAGGGATTCGGAATGGGATCAAAAGTGATTAAAGCTCTGCTAAGGATTTTGGTTCTAGGTTGCACCATATTGCTGGTTTTCACAACATCTCAGCCAGTGTTGGGAGTGATGGAAAACCACACCAACCAGGCGGGCCTTTCGGGTGCAATATATACCTTTCATGGTGACATGCAAGTGGGTAACCAGCTTTCAGAAAACACCTGTCTCTACTGCCACCCCAATCCGCAATCAGCTGTTACACGCGATGTTATGCGTATGATGGATATCTGTTGCACAAGCTGCCATGGCAGAATGACCGAATTCGGAGACTTTACCCGCGTTTTTTTTGCTAGCCCACCTTCCTGTAGCTATTGCCATAACCAAATGGCCGTTACCACAGATGTGGTTGGATCTGCAGCGCAGATTTTTTTGGATGAGAGCGATCCAGTTTCACTGGCTGATCTTTTATGAGGTCGATCACAGCATAATCTGCCGCAGAATAATCGGAATGTACCCATGCAGTGTGGGAGTTGCCACACACAGAATCAAGTAGAAGCTATCTGGCATTTTAGGATGGAACAATAAATGCCAATTACTGGGGGAGACACTGAGCGTGGAGGGCAGTTCCACGCTCAGTCCATTTAATCCTGATCCACCCGTCAATCACACGATAAATCCGTCACTCCTTGCCACCCACAAGATTACCTTCATCGACTGTTTCGATCTTAAATCCTCGTTTGGACAATTGCGTCAGCAACTCTTCCGGAGATTTATACCATTGTCCCCACTTACGCGAGATGTGTTCTGTCCAGCTGTAGTCGTCATAGGTAAAAGTTTCTTCCCGTCCAGGCTCCAGGCGGATCTTAATCTTTGGCTTACGATAATAATCCTGTGCCAGATATCCCTCGTCCATTTGCTTCATTGCATCTGTGATCTCTTCTTCACTGAATTCGGGATATTTATCTTCGAAGAGGAAAAAGGAAACAGGATACCGAGGCCGTGGGGGTGGATTTTCGGCTGGATAGCCCATTACAAGCTGGACCAGGGGAAAAACACGCGGTGGTAGCTTATACTGCCTGGCAATCTTGTCAGCCATATATGGTGCGGCGCCTAAAAAACAACTGCCCATCCCGAACCTTTCCGCAGCAATCACCAAATTCTCTGCCATTAATGATGCATCCTGGATACCGAAGAACAGCATGGACAGGTCATTGGTGACCATTTTCCAGTTGCGTTTTCCCATGATCAGCTCCATACGGTGCAGGTCTACACAGATGGTAAATAATAATGGCGCTTTAAACGGTATTCCCTTCCCACGGGTGAGCAACAAGCTGCACAATTGGGCAGCAAAGGGTGCCTGCTGCCCGGCCCGCACCACAGCCTCCACTACTTCATCGGAAGGCATCTGGTCTGTATACTTGCGGATCGATTTACGATTCATCATTAAGTCGATCACATCTTCTGTCATATTCATCCTTTCCAAAAAATACCCTGGATCTGAAAGTCTACTAATCTTCCACGCATCAGTGCTCACGCTTACCAGTAATAATGCACAAGTCTACGAATATACCGGTCATAAACAGCTGCCACCTGAGCCATCTTATCGTCTGGTATAGGAGGGAGATCTGAAACCTTGAAGTTCTCATCCACCTGGGCTTGATTCTTCGCCCCTGGAATAGCACACGTGACGGCATCAAACATCAGAATCCAGCGCAAAGCAAATTGCGTCAGGCTCATCCCAGGAGGGCAGATGGCTTTTAATGCCTCAACAGCTTGTAAACCCACATCATAATCCACCCCTGAAAATGTCTCGCCACGGTCGAACGCCTCGCCATGGCGGTTGTACTGGCGGTGGTCATTTCCCTCAAAGCGAGTATCGGGTGTTAACCTGCCAGTCAACAATCCTGAGGCCAGAGGCACGCGAGCCAGAATCCCTATCTTATTCTTTTTTACTTGCGCAAAGAACAGTTCAGCCGGGCGCTGGCGGAACATATTGAAGATAATTTGTACGCTTTGCACATTGGGATACTCAATGGCTTTCAGCCCTTCCTCTACTTTTTCCACACTCACCCCATAGTAGCGTAATTTTCCCGACTTAACCAGGTCATCCAGCACACCGAAGACTTCCGGCGTATAGTACACCTGGTTGGGAGGGCAATGCAGCTGGAGCAGGTCGATAGCATCGGTTTCAAGGTTCTTTAAGGAGCGTTCAACAAATGCCGTCAGGTTATTTCGGTTGTAGCCTTGAGCAGTGTGTGGGTTCAACCTGCGACCCGCTTTGGTAGCCACGTGGATGTGGGGGTTACGCTTTTTAAGCCGTGCGATCAAACGCTCGCTCCGCCCATCTCCATATACATCCGCAGTGTCGAAAAAGTTGACACCTAGATCAATCGCCTGGTTTAATGCTGCTTCCGATTCTTTATCATCCACCGTTCCCCAATCAGC
This sequence is a window from Anaerolineales bacterium. Protein-coding genes within it:
- a CDS encoding aldo/keto reductase, which codes for MEYRELGRTGWKVSACSFGAWAIGADWGTVDDKESEAALNQAIDLGVNFFDTADVYGDGRSERLIARLKKRNPHIHVATKAGRRLNPHTAQGYNRNNLTAFVERSLKNLETDAIDLLQLHCPPNQVYYTPEVFGVLDDLVKSGKLRYYGVSVEKVEEGLKAIEYPNVQSVQIIFNMFRQRPAELFFAQVKKNKIGILARVPLASGLLTGRLTPDTRFEGNDHRQYNRHGEAFDRGETFSGVDYDVGLQAVEALKAICPPGMSLTQFALRWILMFDAVTCAIPGAKNQAQVDENFKVSDLPPIPDDKMAQVAAVYDRYIRRLVHYYW